DNA from Vibrio gazogenes:
GAAATGGGCACCGCTTCTGCAATTTCATGGCTGCTGTTTGCGCTGATTGCGACATGTACTTTGATTCAATTTTTCTTCTTCGGCAAGAAAGGACTGGGGGAACAATAAAATGTTGACGAACTCATTAGAGACAAAACCTTCGGGCCTGAATGCTTTAAAACCGAGTGATACGACTATCGCAGTAATGACCAAATTATTCATGATTGTCTTAGCATTTATTTTAATTGTTTCGGCAATTGTGACGGTTTTCCCGTTTGTTTGGTCAGCGCTGTTATCCACCCGTGACCGGACTGAAATCTTTGGCTCGGGGATTAGTTTTGCGATTGGAGATAGCTTGGCGATCAACTATGCCAAGCTGCAAGAAATCATGCCATTTTGGCAGGCGATGTTTAATTCGATTTATGTTGCCTTCCTCGGCACTGCGATATCGCTGCTCTTTTGTAGCATGGGCGGCTATGCGTTTGGTGTGTTTCAGTTTAAAGGGAAGAAGCTCATGTTCGGCATGCTCGTCGGCTCAATGATGATTCCGCCAGTGCTGAGCCTGATTCCTTATTTCATGATTATTAAGTTTCTTGGTTTGTTAGATAACCACATTGCGGTATGGCTACCGTTTACGACCACCCCCTTCGGGATTTTTCTGATGCGTCAACATATCGTGGCATCAGTGCCGAAAGAGTTGTTAGAAGCGGCGAAACTTGATGGTGCCGGTCAGTTGCGAACTTATTGGAGTGTGGTCTTGCCGTTGATGAAACCGGCTTTGGCAACATTAGCAATCGTTCAGTTTGTCTTCTTCTGGAACATGTTTATGCAGCCTTTGGTGGTACTGACAACACCTGAAAATTACGTCATCACTCAGGCGCTCCGTAGTGTGCAGGGGATCCCGAATACCCCTTGGGGTGCGGTGATGTTGGGGACAACAATTTCGATTCTGCCTCTCGTCGTGACTTACTTGTTTGCGTCTAAACAGATGATTAGCGGGCTCACGTCCGGTGCAGTGAAAGGTTAAGATTTTAAAGGTTATGAGCATGAATAAATACGAACTTCCTCAAGACTCTCAATTACGTCATAAAGATTTTGTTTTTGGTGTAGCAACCTCGTCCTATCAGATTGAAGGGGGTGTTGCTGAAGGCGGACGGACGCCGTCGATATGGGATACATTCTGTAACAAACCCGGCAAAGTGGATAACGGTGATAATGGTGATCAAGCCTGTGACCATTACCATCTTTGGCAACAAGATATCGAAATGATTAGTGATTTAGGCGTCGATGCTTATCGTTTATCGATTGCCTGGCCTCGAATTCTTCCGGAAGACGGCGTCGTCAATCCGCAAGGTTTAGCGTTTTATGAGCAGATTATCGATGCATGCCATGCCCGTGGGATGGCTGTATATGTCACGCTGTATCACTGGGATCTGCCACAATATCTCGAAGATAAAGGGGGCTGGCTTAACCGTGAAACAGCGTATAAGTTTGCTGAGTATGCGGATGTCGTCAGCCGTCATTTTGGCGATAAAATCGAAGTCTATACCACACTCAATGAACCATTTGTAGCCGCATTCTTAGGCTATCGCTGGGGGATTCATGCACCGGGCGTTGTCGGAGAACGTGAAGGTTTCTTAGCTTCTCATCATCTGATGTTAGGACATGGTTTAGCCATGCCAGTGCTGCGTAAGAATGCCCCAAATGCGAAACATGGCGTGGTATTCAGTGCATCACCGGCTTACCCCTTGGATGATAAAGATATCGGTGCTGCAAATTATTCAGATGCTGAAAATTATCAATGGTTTATTGATCCGGTGCTGAAAGGCGAATATCCGGCTTTAATCACGGAACATCAGGCCATGCACATGCCGATGATTCTGGAAGGGGATCTTGAGATCATTTCTGCACCCGTCGATTACATTGGTATCAATTACTATACCCGGAATGTGGTTCGTTATGATGAAAATGGTGAGATCAAAACCGTCCCTCAGCCTGAGAGTGAGCATACCTATATCGGCTGGGAAATGTATCCTCAAGGCCTGACGGATTTACTCGTTCGTTTGAATGAGCGTTATGACAATATTCCCCCCATTTATGTGACTGAGAATGGTGCGGCAACCAATGACACTTGTGTTGATGGTCAAGTCAATGATGAACAACGTGTCCGTTATTTTCAGACGCATCTTGAGGCCATCGATCAGGCGATTAAATCCGGTGTGCGAATCGATGGCTATTTTGCCTGGAGCTTAATGGATAATTTTGAGTGGGCATTTGGTTATCGTCAGCGATTCGGATTGGTTTATGTTGATTATCAGACCCAAGAGAGAACTCTGAAACAAAGCGCTATTGCTTATAAGAATATGCTGTTAGAGCGAGCCGAGGAGAACAAGTAATGGCTAAAGTTGAATTCAGAAACATCAAGAAATCTTTCGGTGATGTGGATGTCGTGAAGCATTTTGACTTCACAGTGAATGATGGTGAGTTCGTTGTATTTCTTGGCCCGTCAGGTTGCGGTAAATCGACGACATTGCGGATGTTGGCCGGGCTTGAAAGTATTACTTCCGGTGATATTTATGTCGGCGATAAACTGATCAATAAAGTGGATGCGAAAGACCGCGATCTCGCCATGGTTTTCCAGAGTTATGCACTCTATCCCCACATGACGGTTTACGAAAATATCGCATTCGCGTTGAAACTCAAAGGGATGGCTAAAAAGGACATCGATACAGAAGTTCGTAAATCCGCAAAAATGCTGGAGTTGGAACCATTACTGGATCGTAAACCGAAAGAGTTATCGGGAGGACAGCGTCAGCGGGTCGCGATGGGACGTGCGATGGTTCGTACACCGAAAGTCTTCTTATTTGATGAGCCACTCTCTAACCTTGATGCGAAATTACGGGGGGTCATGCGTGAAGAGATTAAACAACTTCACCGTGAGCTGAAAACAACGACAATTTATGTCACCCATGACCAGATTGAAGCCATGACTCTCGCGGACCGGATTGTGATCCTGAAAGATGGGTATGTTGCGCAGGTGGGAACGCCAACCGATGTCTTCCAACGGCCTGCCAATAAATTCGTTGCCCAGTTTATCGGTAGCCCATCGATGAACATGTTGGATGCAAAACTCATCAATCAAGGGGAAGCATTTTATATTCAATTGGGTGACAACCTGATTCCACTGCCTGAACGATTTAAAGCCCTCGCTTCGAAAAACCTGGCATTACATTTGGGCGTTCGTCCAACGGACATTCATTTACGTGCACAACATATTGACCATGATCGTGTATTTCCATTCTCCGTGAAAATTAAAGATAAAGAATTACTCGGGGCCAGTATTTTGTTGAAAACTGAAATTGCGGGCCAACCACTTACAGTGGAAACACAAGCGGCTGAAGTGAATACGGATGAATTAGAACTGTATTTGGATCTGGATTCAATTCATTTATTTGATGCATTAAGTGAAAACTCTTTAGCCAGTTAGTGTCGCTATTTTAAATAGAAAGTAGCGTTTCAATCACAATATATTGAAATCAATTGCTCCCTTTTCTAATAAAGGGGGCTAGGGATAGTCATGATGAAATTCGGATATTTTGACGATAAACATAAAGAATATGTTGCTACCACACCCTGTACACCCATCAAATGGTGTAATTATGTAGGAACCTTAAATTTTGGTGGTTTAGTCGATAGTAACGGCGGTATTTTACTCTGTAAGGGTGATCCAGCGCTGAATCGTATCACTAAATATATTACCCAGATGCCAAATGCTGACTTTAAAGGTTCGACATTATATTTAAAGGTTCGCCATCCGAATGGGGAAGTTACGATTTTCTCACCTTTTTATACGCCGACCCTGAAGCCGTTGGATACATTTGAAAATCATACCGGACTGTCTTACACCACTATTATTGCCGAAGCGTATGGTGTGCGATGTGAGAGTACCTTCTTTGTTCCGAAACAAGATCCGGTGTTACTGCAAGATATTAAAATCACCAATATTTCCGGTGATGATTTGCATGTCGATGTCGTTCCGGTGGTTGAATTCACCCATTTTGATGCATTAAAGCAACTGGTCAATGCTGACTGGGTCCCTCAGACGATGATCTTGAAAGCGCATCAACAGGCACAGGGACATACCGTTTTGGAACAGTATGCGTTCATGAAGCGAGACGATGCGGTGAATTTATTGACTGCTGACCGGCCAGCGACGTCATTTGACGGTGATCGCCAGCAATTCCTCGGGAATCGCGGTTATGGGAGTTGGGCGGCGCCTGAAGCATTAAATGGTGCTGAACTGACCAATAGCGAGTGCTTACGCGGGGATAATATCGGGGCATTGAACTTACGTTTAGGCTGGCTGAAGCCACAGCAAACCGAGCGTACCGTTGTCCAGTTGACCCAAATGGAGAGTCTCGATATCGCGCAGCCGATGTTAGAGAAATATCGAGATCATCACGTCGTCGATCAGGCTTTTGCTGAGCTGGGCGAATTCTGGGATGACTACTTGTCGGCCATTCAAGTCACCACACCTGATCCAGCGATGAACTCGATGCTGAATGTGCATAATCCTCGCCAGTGTCATACCACTAAAAACTGGTCTCGCTATTTATCGCTGTATCAGCTTGGCTATGGGGCGCGTGGGATCGGATTCCGCGATTCATCACAGGATATTCTGGGTGTGATGACGCACATGCCTGAAGAAGCCCGGGAATTTATCGAACGTTTACTCTCGGTGCAAAATACCGATGGCTCTGCCATGCATCAATTCTTCCCTTCAACGATGGAAGCCAATGCCGGTGACTCGCGTGAAGAGGAAGACCGCCCGGATTATTACGGGGATGACCACTTGTGGATCGTTTTTGCTGTCACTCAATATGTCAAAGAAACCGGCAATGCAGATTTCCTCAATCAAACCATTCCTTACTATCAAAAAGATAAGCAGGGCAAGCCGCTTGAAATGGGAACGGTATGGGATCATCTCTGCCGCGCGATTGCGTTTACCCAAACGCATACCGGTCAACATGGTTTGCCACTTCTGGGCTTTGCGGACTGGAACGACACGGTGAATTTACCGACCGGGGCTGAGTCACTGATGGTCGCCAATATGTACGGTAAAGCGTTATTGGATATGCTCGATCTGTGTCAACTGCGTGGTGAAGCATCGCTCGCACAGCGCTATCAAGATCAATATCAACAGATGCAACACATCGTCAATCAGCATGGCTGGGACGGGGCGTGGTTTGTCCGTTACTTTGATGAAAAAGGGGCACCGATCGGATCGCATACCAATGCCCAAGGACAGATCTATACCAATGGACAAAGCTGGCCGGTGATTTCTGGGTTTGCAACGCCTGAACGTGCCACGCAAGCGCTCGATGCCGTCTATACAAAATTAAATACAGCCAATGGGATTAAGCTTTCGACACCCGGATATAACGGCTTTTCACCCGAGTTGGGTGGGGTATCTACGTATCCACCCGGAGCGAAAGAGAATGGCGGGATTTTCCTGCATGCGAACCCATGGATGATGATTGCTGAAACCAAGGTCGGCAATGGTGATCGCGCTTACCAGTATTATCGACAAATTAATCCGGCTTCTAAGAATGATCAGGTCGAGGTTTTTGAGTCCGAGCCTTACTGTTACCCGCAAAATATATTGGGAGACGAGCATCCGCAATTTGGTTTAGGCCGTAATGCATGGCTGTCCGGGACTTCATCATGGACCTACGTCGCCGGTACGCAGTGGATTTTGGGGATTCGCCCTGAAATTGATGGTTTACGCGTTGATCCTTGTATTCCCCGTGATTGGCCGGAATTTTCCGTGCAACGAAAATTCCGGGGGGCAATTTATCAAATTCACGTCGTCAACCCGCATCAAGTCAACCAAGGTGTAACGGAGATGCGTGTCGATGGTGTTGTCATTCAAGGCAACAAAGCACCGGTATTTACTGATGGTGTGCATCACATCGAGATTACGTTAGGTCAATGATATTAGACGAATGATAAATAAAGGGCACCTCGGTGTGCCCTTCCATCTCAAAACACATAATTAATATTTTTCAATCGTGTGACATATTTAATTACGATGGATATGAATGATGAATAACAAAATACCCTATACAAGTTATTATGGGCTTGCGAGTGAACTCTGTAGTCAGGGCGAAGCCGTTGAGTTTCTTCAGCCGTGGTATAAGCCGGTCTCGACCACGCCAGAAAATACGGGAATGGCTGTCGGTGGCATTGGTTCGACATTTACACTGACCCCAAAAGGTGAGACCCCGAATTTCAGTTTTATTCCCGGTATCTATATTGACTGTTCCCAAGAACAAATTAATTTTAATGATTTTTATATATCCGTCATGGATGATCTTGATGTTGATAATCTCCGCATCCATCATCTTGAGGATTTAGAGCGATTCCTGACATTTTATCCCGTCACTGTTGCTGGTGTTGAGCTCGAAATCGATAATGAATCGAACACCTTATCAAGAATTAAACAGGGGCTGCGTGGGTTAAATTTCTATCTTGAGAATCAGGAACGAT
Protein-coding regions in this window:
- a CDS encoding carbohydrate ABC transporter permease, whose amino-acid sequence is MLTNSLETKPSGLNALKPSDTTIAVMTKLFMIVLAFILIVSAIVTVFPFVWSALLSTRDRTEIFGSGISFAIGDSLAINYAKLQEIMPFWQAMFNSIYVAFLGTAISLLFCSMGGYAFGVFQFKGKKLMFGMLVGSMMIPPVLSLIPYFMIIKFLGLLDNHIAVWLPFTTTPFGIFLMRQHIVASVPKELLEAAKLDGAGQLRTYWSVVLPLMKPALATLAIVQFVFFWNMFMQPLVVLTTPENYVITQALRSVQGIPNTPWGAVMLGTTISILPLVVTYLFASKQMISGLTSGAVKG
- a CDS encoding GH1 family beta-glucosidase, giving the protein MNKYELPQDSQLRHKDFVFGVATSSYQIEGGVAEGGRTPSIWDTFCNKPGKVDNGDNGDQACDHYHLWQQDIEMISDLGVDAYRLSIAWPRILPEDGVVNPQGLAFYEQIIDACHARGMAVYVTLYHWDLPQYLEDKGGWLNRETAYKFAEYADVVSRHFGDKIEVYTTLNEPFVAAFLGYRWGIHAPGVVGEREGFLASHHLMLGHGLAMPVLRKNAPNAKHGVVFSASPAYPLDDKDIGAANYSDAENYQWFIDPVLKGEYPALITEHQAMHMPMILEGDLEIISAPVDYIGINYYTRNVVRYDENGEIKTVPQPESEHTYIGWEMYPQGLTDLLVRLNERYDNIPPIYVTENGAATNDTCVDGQVNDEQRVRYFQTHLEAIDQAIKSGVRIDGYFAWSLMDNFEWAFGYRQRFGLVYVDYQTQERTLKQSAIAYKNMLLERAEENK
- a CDS encoding ABC transporter ATP-binding protein, whose product is MAKVEFRNIKKSFGDVDVVKHFDFTVNDGEFVVFLGPSGCGKSTTLRMLAGLESITSGDIYVGDKLINKVDAKDRDLAMVFQSYALYPHMTVYENIAFALKLKGMAKKDIDTEVRKSAKMLELEPLLDRKPKELSGGQRQRVAMGRAMVRTPKVFLFDEPLSNLDAKLRGVMREEIKQLHRELKTTTIYVTHDQIEAMTLADRIVILKDGYVAQVGTPTDVFQRPANKFVAQFIGSPSMNMLDAKLINQGEAFYIQLGDNLIPLPERFKALASKNLALHLGVRPTDIHLRAQHIDHDRVFPFSVKIKDKELLGASILLKTEIAGQPLTVETQAAEVNTDELELYLDLDSIHLFDALSENSLAS
- a CDS encoding GH36-type glycosyl hydrolase domain-containing protein: MMKFGYFDDKHKEYVATTPCTPIKWCNYVGTLNFGGLVDSNGGILLCKGDPALNRITKYITQMPNADFKGSTLYLKVRHPNGEVTIFSPFYTPTLKPLDTFENHTGLSYTTIIAEAYGVRCESTFFVPKQDPVLLQDIKITNISGDDLHVDVVPVVEFTHFDALKQLVNADWVPQTMILKAHQQAQGHTVLEQYAFMKRDDAVNLLTADRPATSFDGDRQQFLGNRGYGSWAAPEALNGAELTNSECLRGDNIGALNLRLGWLKPQQTERTVVQLTQMESLDIAQPMLEKYRDHHVVDQAFAELGEFWDDYLSAIQVTTPDPAMNSMLNVHNPRQCHTTKNWSRYLSLYQLGYGARGIGFRDSSQDILGVMTHMPEEAREFIERLLSVQNTDGSAMHQFFPSTMEANAGDSREEEDRPDYYGDDHLWIVFAVTQYVKETGNADFLNQTIPYYQKDKQGKPLEMGTVWDHLCRAIAFTQTHTGQHGLPLLGFADWNDTVNLPTGAESLMVANMYGKALLDMLDLCQLRGEASLAQRYQDQYQQMQHIVNQHGWDGAWFVRYFDEKGAPIGSHTNAQGQIYTNGQSWPVISGFATPERATQALDAVYTKLNTANGIKLSTPGYNGFSPELGGVSTYPPGAKENGGIFLHANPWMMIAETKVGNGDRAYQYYRQINPASKNDQVEVFESEPYCYPQNILGDEHPQFGLGRNAWLSGTSSWTYVAGTQWILGIRPEIDGLRVDPCIPRDWPEFSVQRKFRGAIYQIHVVNPHQVNQGVTEMRVDGVVIQGNKAPVFTDGVHHIEITLGQ